A region of Mammaliicoccus sp. Dog046 DNA encodes the following proteins:
- a CDS encoding SLC13 family permease produces the protein MTVEMIITLAITVVMIVLIMIDKIPFGAAPLFACLLLVIFGITDIKGAFAGFSNSTVIMLAEFMAIIAALQKTNFITAFKNAMFSMADKGGFKSYLLIILIVMLGCSLFGTGSTAYYVLTIGLLSTLPYTKKLPPSKVIMTAGFAANHPLIPFNTALQYGIVIAVLNSVGESINVSVFKFAIVNLFLTIGFLVNCIIQYKFLPDHPIADTSTKDIKLQENESVSDKMPKWKEYITYGAFAFAVVGMLLQSKIGDAGYAMAGLSVAVILMFGILSFTEIRDALSAPIILLTAGVIGVANALGSTGLTKLVGTSVADLLGNNVNAFVMILVFCILTSLLATLTGSTIGTVYVIAPLAITICTGLGLDPTAAVCAIVISGWCGHFLPIDGMPAMVLGYGKYTAAQFWKFTIPQYFIRLVFLTAGALLMFPV, from the coding sequence ATGACTGTAGAAATGATTATTACATTAGCAATTACAGTAGTCATGATTGTACTAATAATGATAGATAAAATACCTTTCGGTGCAGCGCCACTATTTGCGTGTTTACTGTTAGTTATATTTGGAATTACGGATATTAAAGGGGCATTTGCAGGATTTTCGAATTCAACTGTTATCATGTTAGCAGAATTTATGGCAATTATAGCGGCGTTACAGAAGACGAATTTTATTACAGCATTTAAAAATGCGATGTTTTCAATGGCAGATAAAGGTGGGTTTAAATCTTATTTGCTCATTATCTTGATTGTTATGTTGGGATGTAGTCTATTTGGTACAGGGTCAACAGCATATTATGTGTTAACAATAGGTTTGTTATCTACGTTACCTTATACAAAGAAATTACCACCATCAAAAGTGATTATGACAGCTGGATTTGCAGCTAATCATCCACTCATACCATTCAATACTGCGTTACAATATGGTATTGTCATAGCTGTTTTAAACTCAGTAGGTGAATCAATTAATGTTTCGGTATTTAAGTTTGCGATTGTAAATTTATTTTTAACGATTGGTTTTCTGGTAAATTGTATTATTCAATATAAATTCTTACCAGATCATCCAATTGCAGATACAAGTACAAAGGATATTAAATTACAAGAAAATGAAAGCGTTTCCGATAAGATGCCGAAATGGAAAGAATACATCACATACGGTGCGTTTGCCTTCGCTGTAGTAGGAATGTTGTTACAAAGTAAAATTGGTGATGCAGGGTATGCGATGGCAGGGCTATCAGTAGCAGTGATACTTATGTTTGGTATTTTGAGCTTTACAGAAATTAGAGATGCATTAAGTGCACCAATTATTTTACTTACTGCAGGTGTGATAGGCGTTGCTAATGCACTGGGAAGTACAGGATTAACGAAATTAGTAGGGACATCTGTTGCAGATTTGCTAGGTAATAATGTAAATGCATTTGTAATGATATTGGTGTTCTGTATTTTGACAAGTTTATTAGCGACGTTGACTGGTTCAACAATAGGGACCGTATATGTCATAGCACCTTTAGCAATAACAATTTGTACAGGTTTAGGATTAGATCCAACAGCAGCTGTTTGCGCGATTGTCATTTCGGGATGGTGTGGTCATTTCTTACCAATTGATGGTATGCCAGCGATGGTATTAGGATATGGTAAATATACTGCCGCCCAATTTTGGAAATTCACTATTCCTCAATATTTTATAAGACTTGTATTTTTAACAGCAGGTGCGCTATTAATGTTCCCTGTGTAA
- a CDS encoding VOC family protein, whose amino-acid sequence MSNQFELEHIGINTENENEALALASQLSFIFNLESRHGQKSEFAGKYFECMKAPYLGKHGHIAMKTEDLEAAVEELKEKGIKFNSSTAAYDDQEKLKNIYLEEEYGGFAIHILQK is encoded by the coding sequence ATGAGCAATCAATTTGAACTTGAGCATATTGGAATTAATACTGAAAACGAAAATGAAGCTTTAGCACTTGCTTCACAATTAAGCTTTATTTTTAATTTAGAATCAAGGCATGGTCAGAAATCAGAATTTGCAGGAAAATATTTTGAATGTATGAAAGCACCTTATTTAGGTAAGCATGGGCATATAGCAATGAAGACAGAAGATTTAGAAGCGGCGGTTGAAGAGTTGAAAGAAAAGGGAATTAAATTTAATTCAAGCACTGCTGCTTACGATGATCAAGAGAAATTAAAAAATATATATTTAGAAGAAGAATATGGAGGATTTGCGATTCATATTTTGCAAAAATAA
- a CDS encoding SRPBCC domain-containing protein, translating to MSNNTNLEDIKKSVVLNANVETVWDAVATSKGIAAWWMNNDFVPSVGEAFTLYTEGYGESPCKVTNIIPNEEVRFIWGKDWTASFKLRKIDGHTTEFTLIHSGWDDEKETEFGQPHSEVRGFMDQGWDKIINESLVSYVEKQG from the coding sequence ATGTCTAACAATACAAATTTAGAAGATATAAAGAAAAGTGTAGTACTTAATGCAAATGTTGAAACTGTGTGGGATGCTGTAGCTACATCTAAAGGAATTGCTGCATGGTGGATGAATAACGACTTTGTACCATCTGTAGGCGAAGCATTCACATTATATACTGAAGGTTATGGAGAATCACCTTGCAAAGTGACAAATATAATTCCTAATGAAGAAGTGAGATTTATATGGGGTAAAGATTGGACTGCTTCATTTAAATTACGAAAAATTGATGGCCATACAACAGAATTCACACTCATTCATTCGGGGTGGGACGATGAAAAAGAAACCGAATTTGGTCAGCCACATAGTGAGGTTCGAGGATTTATGGATCAAGGATGGGATAAAATTATAAACGAAAGCTTAGTGTCATACGTAGAGAAACAAGGTTAG
- a CDS encoding antibiotic biosynthesis monooxygenase, producing MILESAMLHVKKNKENDFEKSFKEASKIIRSMKGYIKHSLNKCIEEEGQYLLLIEWETLEDHTVGFRESSEYHEWKQLLHHYYEPFPVVEHFYKVDI from the coding sequence ATGATACTCGAAAGTGCCATGCTACATGTTAAAAAGAACAAAGAAAATGATTTTGAAAAGTCTTTTAAAGAAGCATCTAAAATTATTCGTTCAATGAAAGGGTACATTAAGCACTCATTAAACAAATGCATTGAAGAAGAAGGACAGTATTTATTATTAATCGAGTGGGAAACGCTAGAGGACCATACAGTAGGTTTCCGAGAATCTAGTGAGTATCATGAATGGAAACAATTATTACACCATTATTATGAGCCATTTCCAGTCGTCGAACATTTTTATAAAGTAGATATTTAA
- a CDS encoding ABC transporter ATP-binding protein, translated as MKVFAKLGWFIKQERKSYIIGLFILFIVALIDLLPPQIIGKVIDGITFNTLTGKQLIIFMVILFLAAILTYAFRYFWRIMIFGASMRLGKILRERLYHKYTSMSPSFFQQRRTGDLMAHATNDIRAVQNTAGGGVLTIADSLMSGGAVLITMAVTVDWRLTLIVMVPLPIMIILTSYYGKLLNRGFKKAQAAFSQLNDKAQESIAGIKVTKTFGYEKDDQADFKQLSDEVVNKNLKVSKIDALFDPTIMSVIGLSYFLAIFFGARMVINEEITIGQLVTFTTYLGMMVWPLLALGLFFNIVQRGHASYERINEITHVESGIDTEFETREMPEGDIQFNIETFHFPDDENIALHHLDFTIKKGTTVGIVGRTGSGKSALIRLLLREFDTEKAHEIKYGNESLRHFDIRSLRAQFGYVPQDHFLFSTSIRQNIAFSNPTLPDEDVYHASEISYIHNDILNFPEGYETVVGERGVSLSGGQKQRISIARALIMNPPVLILDDSLSAVDAETEEHILENMQRERQGKTNIITAHRMSAVSHADMILVMDNGTVIEQGDHQALMERKGWYYETYQAQALQEELTSNLDELTKGDDHHEHQS; from the coding sequence TTGAAAGTATTTGCGAAACTTGGATGGTTTATTAAGCAGGAACGCAAGAGTTATATTATAGGTCTATTCATATTATTCATCGTTGCGTTAATTGATTTATTACCACCACAAATTATTGGGAAAGTCATTGATGGTATTACTTTTAATACTTTAACGGGGAAACAGTTGATCATCTTCATGGTTATTCTGTTTTTAGCCGCTATTCTTACATACGCATTTAGATATTTTTGGAGAATTATGATCTTTGGTGCAAGTATGAGATTAGGGAAGATTTTAAGAGAACGACTCTATCATAAATATACATCGATGAGTCCATCGTTCTTCCAACAGCGTCGTACGGGTGATTTAATGGCGCATGCGACGAATGATATTAGAGCAGTACAGAATACAGCAGGTGGCGGTGTGCTGACAATTGCGGATTCTTTAATGTCTGGCGGCGCGGTATTAATTACGATGGCGGTAACGGTTGATTGGCGATTAACGTTAATTGTGATGGTGCCTTTACCAATCATGATTATCTTAACGAGTTATTACGGTAAACTGCTGAACCGTGGCTTTAAAAAAGCACAAGCAGCATTTAGTCAATTAAATGATAAAGCGCAAGAAAGCATCGCGGGAATTAAAGTTACTAAAACGTTTGGTTATGAAAAAGACGATCAAGCAGACTTTAAACAGCTAAGTGATGAAGTAGTTAATAAAAATTTAAAAGTATCTAAAATAGATGCTTTATTTGATCCAACGATTATGTCAGTGATTGGACTAAGTTATTTCTTAGCTATTTTCTTTGGTGCGAGAATGGTCATCAATGAAGAAATTACAATTGGACAATTGGTCACATTTACAACTTATTTAGGGATGATGGTTTGGCCATTACTGGCATTAGGTTTATTCTTCAATATTGTTCAACGTGGACATGCTTCTTATGAGCGTATTAATGAAATTACACACGTTGAAAGTGGTATTGATACAGAATTTGAAACGAGAGAGATGCCTGAAGGAGATATTCAATTTAATATTGAAACGTTCCATTTTCCGGATGATGAAAATATAGCATTGCATCATCTTGATTTCACGATTAAAAAAGGAACAACTGTAGGTATTGTTGGTCGAACGGGTTCAGGTAAAAGTGCGCTCATCAGATTATTACTTCGTGAATTTGATACAGAAAAAGCACATGAAATTAAATATGGAAATGAATCATTACGACATTTTGATATTCGTAGTTTGAGAGCGCAATTTGGTTATGTACCACAAGATCACTTTTTATTCTCAACTTCTATACGTCAAAATATCGCATTCAGTAATCCGACATTACCAGATGAAGACGTGTATCATGCGAGTGAGATTAGTTATATTCATAACGATATCCTCAATTTTCCTGAAGGTTATGAAACAGTCGTTGGAGAAAGAGGTGTTTCGTTATCTGGTGGACAGAAGCAAAGAATTTCTATTGCACGTGCATTAATCATGAATCCACCAGTATTGATTTTAGACGATTCGTTATCAGCAGTGGATGCTGAAACTGAAGAACATATACTAGAAAATATGCAGCGTGAAAGACAAGGAAAGACGAATATTATCACTGCACATCGAATGAGCGCAGTAAGTCATGCAGATATGATTTTAGTTATGGATAACGGTACGGTCATTGAACAAGGGGATCACCAAGCACTTATGGAAAGAAAAGGTTGGTACTATGAAACATACCAAGCTCAGGCTTTACAAGAAGAACTGACGAGCAATCTTGATGAATTGACGAAAGGAGATGACCATCATGAACATCAATCATAA
- a CDS encoding ABC transporter ATP-binding protein — MNINHNLTAKDQFQVLMRLIKYTFPFKGIIALAFLMLALTTVASMATPFIVKVFIDTYLTPQVFPKSDITLMIVAFFIIQIIGAVTSYWNVYLFQYLAFKVIQQLRIDAFEQIGQLGMEYFDKEPGGSVVSRLTNDTEAIVEMFIGVFSSVLMAIFMVISSYIMMFILNLKLALMALVFVPIIILVLALYRKYSAIYFSQARQRLSDLNAKLAESIEGMRIIQVFNQEKRLQKEFKEINDEHYAFNLKTVKIDGLLLRPAISMISIFAVIMILSYFGVLSFSGGVTAGVVFAFVQYMERFFEPINQVSQNLNVLQQALVSASRVFKLIDNDMLEPQQDAQPDHRITEGKVEFKNVTFSYDGKNDVLKNITFTANPGETVALVGHTGSGKSSIINLFMRFYEFNQGEINIDGHSIKSIPKSELKGHIGLVLQDAFIFYGTITSNIKLYHPTMTFDKVREAAEFVSADQFINKLPDKYNHHVIEKGSAFSSGERQLLAFARTIASDPKILILDEATANIDSETETQIQNSLEKMRKGRTTLAIAHRLSTIQDADQILVLNQGEIVERGTHDELIKLKGIYHKMYVLQNG, encoded by the coding sequence ATGAACATCAATCATAATTTAACTGCTAAAGATCAATTTCAAGTGTTGATGAGGCTCATTAAATATACATTTCCTTTCAAAGGTATTATAGCGTTGGCTTTTCTAATGTTGGCTTTAACAACTGTAGCGAGTATGGCGACACCATTTATCGTGAAAGTGTTTATTGATACGTATTTGACGCCTCAAGTATTTCCAAAGTCGGATATCACACTCATGATTGTCGCTTTCTTCATTATTCAAATTATTGGTGCAGTCACTTCATATTGGAATGTATATTTATTTCAATACTTAGCTTTTAAAGTAATTCAACAATTAAGAATTGATGCCTTTGAACAAATCGGACAGTTAGGCATGGAATATTTCGATAAAGAGCCGGGTGGCAGTGTTGTTTCAAGACTTACAAATGATACAGAAGCAATCGTAGAGATGTTTATAGGTGTGTTTTCATCAGTGTTAATGGCGATTTTCATGGTTATATCAAGTTATATTATGATGTTTATCTTAAACTTGAAATTAGCATTGATGGCACTCGTGTTTGTTCCAATTATTATATTAGTATTAGCGTTATATCGAAAATATTCGGCGATTTATTTTTCTCAAGCGAGACAACGTTTATCTGATTTAAATGCTAAGCTTGCTGAATCTATTGAAGGTATGCGTATTATTCAAGTATTTAACCAAGAGAAAAGACTACAAAAAGAATTTAAAGAAATTAATGACGAACATTATGCGTTTAATTTAAAAACTGTAAAAATCGATGGCCTATTATTGAGACCTGCAATTAGTATGATTTCTATTTTTGCGGTGATTATGATTTTGAGTTATTTTGGTGTACTGAGCTTTTCTGGAGGCGTAACTGCAGGTGTTGTATTTGCATTTGTCCAGTATATGGAACGATTCTTTGAACCTATCAATCAAGTGAGTCAAAACTTAAACGTACTACAACAAGCACTTGTTTCAGCCAGTCGGGTATTTAAGTTGATAGATAACGATATGTTGGAACCCCAGCAAGACGCACAACCAGATCATCGCATCACAGAAGGAAAAGTAGAATTTAAAAATGTAACGTTTAGTTATGATGGAAAAAATGATGTGTTGAAAAATATTACATTTACCGCGAATCCAGGTGAAACAGTTGCCCTTGTTGGACATACAGGATCTGGGAAGAGTTCAATTATCAATTTATTTATGAGATTTTACGAATTTAATCAAGGCGAAATTAATATTGATGGACATTCTATTAAATCTATACCTAAAAGTGAATTGAAAGGTCATATTGGATTAGTATTACAAGATGCATTTATTTTTTATGGCACGATTACATCGAATATAAAATTGTATCATCCGACGATGACTTTTGATAAAGTTCGAGAAGCGGCAGAGTTTGTAAGTGCAGATCAATTTATCAATAAACTACCAGATAAATATAATCATCATGTAATTGAAAAAGGAAGTGCATTTTCTAGTGGTGAGCGACAATTATTAGCTTTTGCGAGAACGATAGCGAGCGATCCTAAAATACTGATACTCGATGAAGCAACAGCGAATATCGATTCGGAGACAGAAACACAAATTCAAAATTCACTAGAAAAAATGCGAAAAGGTAGAACGACGCTAGCGATTGCACATAGATTATCGACAATTCAAGATGCTGATCAAATCCTCGTGCTTAATCAAGGTGAGATTGTAGAACGTGGTACACATGATGAATTGATTAAATTAAAAGGCATCTATCATAAGATGTACGTTTTACAAAATGGGTAA
- a CDS encoding fructose-1,6-bisphosphatase, with the protein MSQYNNQNLKEKYLNLLAEKFDQEEKVATEIINLESILDLPKGTEHFVSDLHGEYHAFQHVLRNGSGNVRAKINDIFKETHSEEEISELAALVYYPEEKLKLIKNNFETKAELNEWYMTTILQMVHLISYASSKYTRSKLRKALPKQFVYIIEELLYKSNVYNNKTTYYETIIQKVISLGQSDKLIIGLAYTIQRLVVDHLHVVGDIYDRGPEPDKIMETLINYHSVDIQWGNHDVLWIGAYAGSKVCLANILRICARYDNLDIIEDAYGINLRPLVNLAERYYGDNPAFYPKEHAEKQLSEEEKLQITKIHQAIAIIQFKLESPIIKRRPSFDMDERLVLEKVDYDNQEITVYGHTYKLENTCFETINRENPAQLNDEEEEVINKLLLSIQESEKLKRHMNFLMKKGNLYLKYNGNLLIHGCIPVDEQGKMEEMEIDGKMYNGRELLDQFEHHIRLSFGQKEQSDDLSTDLIWYLWTGKYSSLFGKRAMTTFERYFITDKASHKEEKNPYYYLREDSDMCRKMLEEFDLDPEQGRIINGHTPVKEIDGENPIKANGKMIVIDGGFSKAYQSTTGIAGYTLLYNSFGMQLVAHKHFGTKENVLMNGADELSVRRVVDEELERKKVRDTNIGAKLQEEIKMLQELMSYRYID; encoded by the coding sequence ATGTCTCAATACAATAACCAAAATTTAAAAGAAAAATATTTAAATTTATTAGCTGAAAAGTTTGATCAAGAAGAAAAAGTAGCGACTGAAATTATAAATTTAGAATCTATATTAGATTTACCGAAAGGCACAGAGCACTTTGTCAGTGATTTACATGGTGAATATCATGCATTTCAACACGTATTACGTAATGGTTCGGGTAATGTTAGAGCGAAAATCAATGACATCTTCAAAGAAACACATTCTGAAGAGGAAATTAGTGAACTGGCAGCGTTAGTATATTATCCAGAAGAAAAATTAAAATTAATAAAAAATAACTTTGAAACGAAAGCAGAATTAAATGAATGGTATATGACGACGATACTTCAAATGGTTCATTTAATTTCATATGCTTCAAGTAAGTACACGCGTTCAAAACTGCGCAAAGCTTTGCCAAAACAATTTGTATATATTATTGAAGAGTTATTGTATAAAAGTAATGTCTATAATAATAAAACAACATATTATGAAACGATTATTCAAAAGGTCATTTCGCTTGGACAATCTGATAAATTAATTATCGGTTTAGCTTATACGATTCAACGTCTTGTTGTTGACCACTTACATGTAGTGGGTGATATTTATGACCGTGGTCCTGAACCAGATAAGATTATGGAAACATTAATTAATTATCATTCTGTAGATATTCAATGGGGAAATCATGATGTACTTTGGATTGGTGCGTATGCAGGATCAAAAGTATGTTTAGCTAATATACTTCGAATATGTGCAAGATATGACAACTTAGATATTATCGAAGATGCCTATGGTATTAACTTACGTCCACTTGTAAACTTAGCAGAACGATATTATGGAGATAATCCTGCTTTTTATCCGAAAGAACATGCTGAGAAACAATTGTCTGAAGAAGAAAAGCTACAAATCACGAAAATTCATCAAGCTATAGCAATCATCCAATTTAAGTTGGAAAGTCCAATTATTAAACGTAGACCGTCATTCGATATGGATGAACGTTTAGTGTTAGAAAAAGTAGACTACGATAATCAAGAAATAACGGTATACGGTCATACTTATAAATTAGAAAACACATGTTTTGAAACAATCAATCGAGAAAACCCAGCTCAATTAAATGACGAAGAAGAAGAAGTAATCAATAAATTGTTGCTTTCAATTCAAGAATCTGAGAAATTGAAACGCCATATGAACTTTTTGATGAAAAAAGGTAATTTATATTTAAAATATAATGGAAACTTATTGATACATGGATGTATACCAGTTGATGAACAAGGAAAAATGGAAGAGATGGAAATCGACGGTAAGATGTACAACGGTAGAGAATTGCTAGATCAGTTTGAGCATCACATTAGATTGTCGTTTGGTCAGAAAGAACAATCAGATGATTTATCTACAGACTTAATATGGTATTTATGGACAGGTAAATATTCGTCGTTATTTGGAAAACGAGCTATGACAACATTTGAACGTTACTTTATAACAGATAAAGCGTCACATAAAGAAGAAAAAAATCCATACTATTATTTAAGAGAAGATAGTGACATGTGTCGTAAGATGCTAGAAGAGTTTGATTTAGATCCTGAACAAGGACGAATCATCAATGGTCATACACCAGTAAAAGAAATCGATGGAGAAAATCCAATTAAAGCAAACGGTAAGATGATCGTTATCGATGGTGGATTTTCAAAAGCGTATCAATCAACAACCGGAATTGCAGGTTATACATTACTTTATAATTCATTCGGCATGCAGTTAGTTGCACATAAACACTTCGGTACAAAAGAAAATGTCTTGATGAATGGTGCAGATGAACTTTCCGTACGACGTGTTGTTGATGAAGAGCTGGAAAGAAAAAAAGTTCGTGATACGAATATAGGAGCAAAACTACAAGAAGAAATTAAGATGTTACAAGAATTGATGTCATATCGATATATTGATTAA
- a CDS encoding ThiF family adenylyltransferase has product MQRYDRQMKYHRFGENGQNQLQHTNILIFGAGALGSHVAELLARMGAEHLTIIDMDIVELSNLHRQALYDEHDAQNMLPKVYALKDKIKRINHNVQLNSINEEITSTNILDIIEDIQPDIIIDGMDQFDMRFLINEASHKSQIPWIYGAAVGSKGTVYGIDFNGPCLKCILSTVPSTGESCAINGVLPPVIQQVASYQVSELLRHVSGEGFSQKLITLDTFEITAKMTKIDQLKNHQCEVCVNNHYESLNKLNQPSIESLCGDTYLFRFKPQTFQFAHYFPGNIIKENDYVKFLRHDNINMTLFKDGRMNVHGANSQQQAEQLYQELSKSIK; this is encoded by the coding sequence ATGCAACGTTATGATAGACAAATGAAATACCATCGTTTCGGGGAAAACGGACAAAATCAATTACAACATACTAATATATTAATATTTGGTGCAGGTGCATTAGGTAGTCATGTTGCTGAATTATTGGCACGAATGGGTGCTGAACACCTCACGATTATCGACATGGATATTGTAGAATTATCGAACCTTCATCGACAAGCACTATACGATGAACATGATGCACAAAATATGTTGCCAAAAGTATATGCCTTGAAAGACAAAATAAAACGCATCAATCATAACGTACAACTCAATTCAATTAATGAAGAAATCACTTCTACAAACATTTTAGATATTATTGAAGATATTCAACCAGATATCATTATAGATGGTATGGATCAATTCGATATGCGTTTTTTAATAAACGAAGCAAGCCACAAAAGCCAAATTCCATGGATTTATGGTGCAGCAGTCGGAAGTAAAGGTACTGTGTATGGCATTGATTTTAATGGACCATGTTTGAAATGCATACTTTCTACCGTTCCAAGTACCGGTGAAAGTTGTGCCATCAATGGCGTCTTGCCTCCTGTTATACAGCAAGTCGCTAGTTATCAAGTATCTGAGTTATTACGTCACGTATCAGGAGAAGGCTTTTCTCAAAAACTCATTACCTTAGATACCTTTGAAATAACTGCAAAAATGACGAAAATAGATCAATTAAAAAATCATCAATGCGAAGTATGCGTGAATAATCACTATGAATCTTTAAATAAATTGAATCAGCCATCCATAGAAAGCTTGTGTGGAGACACATATTTATTTCGATTCAAACCACAAACATTTCAATTCGCACATTACTTCCCAGGAAATATTATAAAAGAAAATGATTACGTGAAATTTTTGCGCCATGACAATATAAACATGACCTTATTCAAAGATGGAAGAATGAACGTACACGGCGCCAATTCACAGCAACAAGCAGAACAACTTTATCAAGAATTAAGCAAAAGCATTAAATAA